A genomic window from Salvia miltiorrhiza cultivar Shanhuang (shh) chromosome 5, IMPLAD_Smil_shh, whole genome shotgun sequence includes:
- the LOC130986838 gene encoding uncharacterized protein LOC130986838 — protein sequence MANQGHPGNTYNAEQDTNQAQMRRRDLVDQPSDIHSQGQATKLLQESGAQAKDAAHTAVNMAKGAAVGAANMAQGAAEVVKNTLGMNTNTTGGSAGLRNNSHPSTKM from the exons ATGGCAAACCAAGGTCATCCCGGCAACACTTACAACGCTGAACAAGATACGAATCAGGCGCAG ATGCGGAGGCGGGATCTCGTTGACCAACCATCCGACATCCATAGCCAAGGCCAAGCCACCAAATTGCTTCAAGAG AGTGGTGCACAAGCTAAGGACGCGGCGCATACCGCCGTCAACATGGCCAAGGGAGCAGCGGTAGGGGCCGCTAACATGGCGCAGGGGGCGGCGGAGGTGGTTAAGAATACTCTAGGGATGAACACCAACACCACCGGTGGCTCAGCAGGCCTAAGAAACAACAGCCACCCT